From the genome of Pelagicoccus sp. SDUM812003, one region includes:
- a CDS encoding thiamine pyrophosphate-requiring protein, with translation MSKQNVSDFIIQRLIDWKVERVYGYSGDGINGAMAALRRKREFMEFIQTRHEESAAFMACAHSKFTGNPGVCIATGGPGAIHLLNGLYDAKLDHQPVVAIVGQKPRHAMGSNSLQEVNLSGLFADVSEYVETINVPEQAPVVMDRALRIAQDRRGVCTVILPSDVQTLDMPSEIEPAHDVARSATGYARPKVIPQKSDLAIAAEILNSGKRVAILAGAGCLEASKELEQVAEKLQAGVAKALLGKAVLPDDRPFVTGCIGLLGTEPSAKMMKECDTLLMVGTSFPYTEFLPDNGQARGVQIDIQGKSQSVFYPMEKNLTGDAKSTLAELLPLLETKKRDEWREGIEANVADWWKKLEERAHQKANPINPQRVFWELSSRLPDKAILCADSGTAANWFARDIKIREGMKASLSGKLASMCPAVPYAIAAKMAYPDRVPFALIGDGAMQMLGITNLITISKYWQSWDDPRLVILVLNNQDLAQVTWEMRAMEGDPKFEASQKIPDMDYAKFARDLGLAGRRTDNPDQIGEIWDEALQADRPFVIDALTDPEVPTIPPHITFEQTKNYLSATLKGDAGRLGFLRQSIRDFLAR, from the coding sequence ATGAGCAAGCAGAATGTATCAGATTTCATCATACAGCGACTGATCGACTGGAAGGTCGAGCGGGTGTATGGATACTCCGGAGACGGAATCAACGGAGCCATGGCAGCCTTGCGACGCAAGCGCGAGTTCATGGAGTTCATTCAAACCCGACACGAGGAATCCGCCGCCTTCATGGCCTGCGCCCATTCCAAGTTCACAGGAAATCCGGGAGTCTGCATCGCCACCGGGGGCCCCGGCGCCATCCATTTGCTGAACGGGCTCTACGACGCCAAACTGGACCATCAGCCGGTGGTGGCGATCGTCGGACAAAAGCCGCGCCACGCCATGGGCAGCAACTCCCTGCAGGAAGTCAACCTATCCGGACTCTTCGCCGACGTCAGCGAATACGTGGAGACGATCAACGTGCCGGAACAGGCGCCGGTGGTTATGGACCGCGCCCTGCGCATCGCTCAGGACCGCCGAGGCGTGTGCACTGTGATCTTGCCGAGCGACGTGCAAACCCTCGATATGCCGAGCGAGATCGAACCCGCGCACGACGTGGCCCGATCGGCCACCGGCTACGCTCGGCCCAAGGTGATTCCGCAAAAGTCGGACCTGGCCATCGCCGCGGAGATCCTCAACTCCGGCAAGCGCGTCGCCATTCTCGCCGGCGCGGGCTGCTTGGAAGCGAGCAAAGAGCTCGAGCAGGTCGCGGAAAAACTGCAAGCCGGCGTCGCCAAAGCCCTGCTGGGCAAGGCGGTTCTGCCGGACGATCGCCCTTTCGTGACCGGTTGTATCGGCCTATTGGGTACGGAACCTAGCGCCAAGATGATGAAGGAGTGCGACACCTTGCTCATGGTCGGCACCTCGTTTCCTTACACGGAGTTTCTGCCAGATAACGGGCAGGCGCGCGGGGTGCAGATCGACATCCAAGGAAAGTCGCAATCCGTCTTCTACCCGATGGAGAAGAACCTCACCGGCGATGCGAAAAGCACGCTCGCCGAGCTGCTGCCCCTGCTGGAAACAAAGAAACGCGACGAGTGGCGAGAAGGCATCGAAGCCAACGTGGCTGATTGGTGGAAGAAACTGGAGGAGCGGGCCCACCAGAAAGCCAATCCGATCAATCCGCAGCGCGTTTTCTGGGAGCTCTCCTCCCGTCTGCCCGACAAGGCGATTCTCTGCGCTGACTCCGGCACCGCCGCCAACTGGTTCGCTCGCGATATCAAGATTCGCGAGGGGATGAAGGCGTCCCTATCAGGCAAGCTGGCATCCATGTGCCCCGCCGTTCCCTACGCTATCGCAGCGAAGATGGCATACCCGGACCGCGTGCCCTTCGCCCTGATCGGAGACGGAGCCATGCAAATGCTCGGTATCACAAATCTCATTACGATTTCCAAGTACTGGCAAAGCTGGGACGATCCTCGGCTGGTCATCCTGGTCTTGAACAATCAGGACCTCGCCCAAGTGACATGGGAGATGCGAGCCATGGAGGGCGACCCGAAATTCGAAGCTTCGCAAAAGATCCCCGATATGGACTACGCGAAGTTCGCCCGCGACCTTGGTCTCGCGGGCCGTCGTACCGACAACCCGGACCAAATAGGCGAGATCTGGGACGAGGCGCTGCAGGCGGATCGTCCGTTCGTTATCGACGCCCTCACCGATCCCGAGGTTCCCACCATTCCTCCGCACATCACCTTCGAGCAGACCAAGAACTACCTCTCCGCAACACTCAAAGGCGACGCTGGCAGACTGGGGTTTCTCCGCCAATCCATTCGAGATTTCCTAGCCCGCTAG
- a CDS encoding aldo/keto reductase, whose amino-acid sequence MIATTETLRAPLFTKRIRGEDVPTLGFGTYELEDETCSTSVKTALETGYRHIDTARVYGNEQEVGWGIRRSSVDRDQIFLTSKVWWEDLEPELLVSEIEKSLVELQVDYLDLALIHWPNKQIPLPQCLDTLHNLQEAEKIRHFGVSNFPPSLFEEAVKRSEVFCNQVEYHPLLDQEDLLQLARENDTALTAYSPLAQGNVMDEPELEQIADKHGKSPGQVALRWLIEQDNVLAIPRSSSPEHIEGNFDIFDFELDEADQRRIANLPKDRRQVDPDFAPDWEEKGDSS is encoded by the coding sequence ATGATTGCTACCACTGAAACACTACGCGCCCCATTGTTCACGAAGCGCATCCGCGGTGAGGACGTGCCCACGCTCGGATTCGGCACCTACGAGCTGGAAGACGAAACCTGCTCGACCTCGGTGAAGACCGCCTTGGAAACCGGCTACCGGCACATCGATACCGCCCGCGTCTACGGAAACGAGCAAGAGGTTGGCTGGGGTATCCGGCGTTCCTCCGTCGACCGAGATCAAATCTTCCTCACCAGCAAAGTCTGGTGGGAGGACCTCGAACCGGAGCTGCTGGTCAGCGAGATCGAAAAAAGTCTGGTCGAGCTTCAGGTCGACTACCTCGACCTGGCCTTGATCCACTGGCCGAACAAGCAAATCCCTCTGCCGCAATGCCTGGATACCCTGCACAACCTACAGGAGGCGGAAAAGATCCGGCACTTCGGCGTGAGCAACTTTCCGCCGAGCCTGTTCGAGGAGGCCGTGAAACGTTCGGAGGTCTTCTGCAACCAAGTGGAATACCATCCACTGCTCGACCAGGAAGACCTGCTGCAGCTGGCTCGAGAGAACGATACCGCGCTCACCGCCTACTCGCCACTGGCTCAAGGCAACGTGATGGACGAACCCGAGCTTGAGCAAATCGCGGATAAGCACGGCAAGTCGCCTGGCCAAGTGGCCCTGCGCTGGCTGATCGAACAGGACAACGTTCTCGCCATCCCACGCTCGTCCTCACCTGAGCACATCGAAGGCAACTTCGACATCTTCGACTTCGAGCTCGATGAAGCGGATCAGCGCCGCATCGCCAACCTGCCCAAGGATCGACGACAGGTCGATCCGGACTTCGCTCCGGATTGGGAGGAGAAGGGAGATTCGTCATGA
- a CDS encoding DUF2264 domain-containing protein — MKRRDFLAAATASGALTALGKTALAQQKPPASQTQDDYAYFSSLLQKISGPVLELFASERFHSDFPIEVNTNTDGRDNRIVHLECFGRTIAGAAPWLANTAPGPDLAARDALREMALLAYEHSVDPQSSDYFNWELDHGQLLVDSAYYTQAMLRAPFLWEQQSRKTQQRIVAAIKSLRRVSPPYTNWLLFAAMNEAFLMQVGEQYDPIRLELTLRKFQEWYVGDGWFADGQHFAFDYYNSYVIHPMLLDILEVMTAHDTYYWHGDIQDVYDLQLKRSQRFAEHLERLISPSGTYPPIGRSLTYRTTAFQLLAQLALKKQLPETLPSGRVRSALRAVHEAIFSHPSNFTEDGYLRIGFAGGDLALGDWYSNSGSMYITTASFLPLGLPADDAYWTEPSQDWTQKLAFSGRPFRKDYSVEY; from the coding sequence ATGAAACGAAGAGACTTCCTAGCTGCCGCCACCGCCAGCGGCGCCCTCACCGCCTTGGGCAAGACCGCCCTCGCTCAGCAGAAACCGCCCGCTTCGCAGACTCAGGACGACTACGCCTACTTCTCCTCCCTGCTGCAAAAGATCTCCGGCCCGGTCCTGGAGCTCTTCGCCAGCGAGCGCTTCCACAGCGACTTCCCGATCGAGGTCAATACCAACACCGACGGCCGCGACAACCGCATCGTGCATCTGGAATGCTTCGGCCGGACCATCGCCGGCGCCGCCCCATGGCTCGCCAACACAGCGCCTGGACCGGACCTAGCGGCCCGAGACGCGCTGCGCGAAATGGCCCTGCTCGCCTACGAACACTCGGTTGATCCGCAGAGCTCCGACTACTTCAACTGGGAGCTGGATCACGGCCAGCTCCTGGTGGACTCCGCCTACTACACCCAAGCCATGCTGCGCGCTCCATTCCTCTGGGAACAGCAAAGCAGGAAGACCCAGCAACGCATCGTCGCAGCGATAAAATCCCTGCGGCGCGTCAGTCCGCCCTACACCAACTGGCTGCTCTTCGCCGCTATGAACGAGGCTTTTCTCATGCAGGTCGGCGAGCAGTACGACCCGATCCGCCTGGAGCTCACGCTTCGCAAGTTTCAGGAGTGGTACGTGGGAGACGGCTGGTTCGCCGACGGCCAGCATTTCGCTTTCGACTACTACAACTCCTATGTCATCCACCCCATGCTTCTCGACATCCTCGAGGTCATGACCGCCCACGACACCTACTACTGGCACGGCGACATTCAGGACGTGTACGATCTTCAGCTGAAGCGCAGCCAACGCTTCGCCGAACACCTGGAGCGCCTCATTTCCCCGAGCGGCACCTACCCGCCGATCGGACGTTCCCTCACCTACCGCACCACCGCCTTCCAGCTGCTGGCCCAGCTGGCCCTGAAGAAGCAGCTGCCGGAAACGCTGCCTAGCGGCCGCGTGCGCTCCGCCCTCCGGGCCGTGCACGAAGCCATCTTCTCCCACCCCAGCAACTTCACCGAAGACGGCTACCTGCGCATCGGTTTCGCCGGAGGCGACCTCGCTCTCGGCGACTGGTACTCGAACTCCGGCAGCATGTACATCACCACCGCCAGCTTTCTGCCGCTCGGTCTGCCGGCGGACGACGCCTACTGGACCGAGCCAAGTCAGGATTGGACGCAGAAATTGGCCTTCTCCGGACGCCCCTTCCGCAAGGACTATTCGGTGGAGTACTAG